In the genome of Planctomycetota bacterium, one region contains:
- a CDS encoding ABC transporter ATP-binding protein, whose protein sequence is MTNCRDAIIQARGVRRIYRLEGEEVHALRGIDLDIARGEYLSIMGPSGSGKSTLFNMIGGLDRPTAGEILLDGKDIASLTERKLAWLRCNRIGYIFQTFNLLPTLTALENVRLPLVFAGVSPSEADRRAAATLERVGLGHRLHHRPPELSGGQQQRVACARALVNNPAVVLADEPTGNLDLRTGEEILALLRELQRERGATVVCATHDMKMLAASDRVVWIRDGQIERIAHRAELDITVGTMDGQTVA, encoded by the coding sequence ACCGCCTCGAGGGCGAAGAGGTGCACGCTCTCCGCGGCATTGACCTCGACATCGCCCGCGGCGAGTACCTCTCGATCATGGGCCCCTCCGGCAGCGGCAAGAGCACGCTGTTCAACATGATCGGGGGGCTGGACCGCCCCACGGCAGGCGAAATCCTGCTGGACGGCAAGGACATCGCATCGCTCACCGAGCGCAAGCTGGCCTGGCTGCGCTGCAACAGGATTGGCTACATCTTCCAGACGTTCAACCTGCTGCCCACGCTCACGGCCCTGGAGAACGTGCGGCTGCCGCTCGTCTTTGCGGGTGTGAGCCCGTCGGAGGCCGATCGCCGCGCCGCCGCCACGCTCGAGCGCGTGGGCCTCGGCCACCGCCTGCACCACCGGCCCCCCGAACTCTCCGGCGGTCAGCAGCAGCGCGTCGCCTGCGCCCGGGCGCTCGTCAACAACCCCGCCGTCGTCCTTGCCGACGAGCCCACCGGCAACCTGGATCTGCGGACGGGCGAGGAGATCCTCGCCCTGCTCCGCGAACTCCAGCGCGAGCGCGGCGCCACGGTCGTGTGCGCCACCCACGACATGAAGATGCTCGCCGCCTCCGACCGCGTGGTGTGGATTCGCGACGGACAGATCGAGCGGATCGCCCACCGCGCCGAGCTTGATATCACGGTCGGCACCATGGACGGGCAGACCGTGGCGTGA